One Onychomys torridus unplaced genomic scaffold, mOncTor1.1, whole genome shotgun sequence DNA segment encodes these proteins:
- the LOC118575567 gene encoding vomeronasal type-1 receptor 4-like: MTNHRMDFWNLTIKIILLSETTAGILGNFSLLYYYRVHYAESKLKPTHLIYMHLMAANTVIILSTGVPNTMAAFGLKQFLSNSACTLILYIQRVGRSVSIATTCLLSVFQVITISHKECCFKEKIKASKYIGCSIALLWFLYMLINVIFPVYSLIRRNSKNQTRKRDFGYCSTVGRDEISDSLYSALVVCPEIFSSLLMAWSSGSMIVILYRHKQRIQYIHSTRGSSRICLESKATQRILALVSIFLSFYTLSSILQGCVALLYNHSWWLVNIICLTSLGFPCFAPFVHINYYSVVPRLSLVWIRNKISSSYFRYVNDMFFCGIQVFTLPSPSQGQYRK; the protein is encoded by the coding sequence ATGACCAATCACAGAATGGACTTCTGGAATCTGACCatcaaaatcattttattgtcAGAAACTACagctggaattctgggaaatttctctcttctttactACTATCGAGTTCACTATGCAGAAAGCAAATTAAAGCCTACACATTTGATTTACATGCACTTAATGGCAGCCAACACTGTGATTATTCTCTCTACAGGAGTGCCAAATACAATGGCAGCTTTTGGATTGAAGCAGTTTTTAAGCAATTCTGCATGTACATTAATTTTGTACATTCAAAGAGTTGGCCGGAGTGTTTCCATTGCCACTACCTGCCTTTTGAGTGTCTTCCAAGTCATCACCATCAGTCATAAGGAATGCTGCTTTAAGGAAAAAATCAAAGCTTCAAAGTACATTGGATGCTCCATTGCCCTCCTCTGGTTTTTGTACATGTTGATAAATGTCATTTTCCCTGTATACTCACTTATTAGAAGGAATAGTAAAAATCAGACAAGGAAACGAGATTTTGGATACTGTTCCACTGTAGGGAGGGATGAAATCAGTGACTCTCTCTATTCAGCACTGGTGGTGTGCCCTGAAATCTTCTCTTCTTTGCTCATGGCCTGGTCCAGTGGCTCCATGATTGTCATTCTGTACAGACACAAGCAGAGGATTCAATACATCCATAGCACTCGTGGTTCCAGTAGAATCTGCTTGGagtccaaagctacccagagaatcCTAGCCCTGGtgtctatctttctgtctttttatacTCTATCCTCCATCTTACAAGGCTGTGTTGCTCTTTTGTATAATCACAGTTGGTGGCTGGTGAACATCATTTGCCTCACTTCTCTGGGTTTTCCTTGTTTTGCACCATTTGTTCATATAAATTATTACTCAGTAGTACCTAGACTCAGTTTGGTCTGGATAAGAAATAAGATCTCTAGTTCTTACTTTAGGTATGTAAATGATATGTTTTTTTGTGGCATCCAGGTGTTTACTCTGCCATCTCCCTCACAAGGACAGTACAGAAAGTGA